A part of Streptomyces sp. NBC_01210 genomic DNA contains:
- a CDS encoding M23 family metallopeptidase produces MCLRHRDRPLLVLAVLCALLGTAVPAAMASDGPVIGTGAEVARLFEDAAKATAKYEQGRRAADAQRTAAARLQGQLALQRNELTTIHDAIGGVARAQYRTGGPLAVTAQLLFADNPEELMRGQRLAWQAETAVNQLLGRARQAERRLAVTEGNARTARRELEVRQAQLATIKQGISSKLEEAQWELQGEADRSVAAGKCAGVVRLGKRASAPAGTAWVTPVEKYELSAGFDSAGEHWAHRHTGQDFAVDIGTPVRSVGAGRVVSVSCGGGFGIEIVVQHPGGYYSQYAHLATTTVDQGDQVRAGQWIGQSGTTGNSTGPHLHFEVRLTPYLGSGVDPLPWLRERGVRVE; encoded by the coding sequence ATGTGCTTGAGACACCGCGACCGGCCATTGCTCGTCCTGGCGGTGCTGTGCGCGCTCCTCGGTACGGCGGTACCCGCCGCCATGGCGTCCGACGGGCCCGTTATCGGTACCGGCGCCGAGGTGGCGCGACTGTTCGAGGACGCGGCGAAAGCCACCGCGAAGTACGAACAAGGCAGGCGTGCCGCTGACGCGCAGCGCACCGCGGCGGCCCGGCTCCAGGGGCAGCTGGCACTGCAGCGGAACGAACTCACCACGATCCACGACGCCATCGGCGGTGTCGCCCGTGCCCAGTACCGCACCGGCGGCCCGCTTGCCGTCACCGCTCAGCTGCTGTTCGCCGACAACCCCGAGGAGCTGATGCGCGGACAGCGGCTCGCCTGGCAGGCGGAGACGGCAGTGAATCAGCTGCTCGGCCGGGCCAGGCAGGCCGAGCGGCGGCTCGCCGTGACCGAGGGGAATGCCCGGACGGCCCGGCGCGAGCTCGAGGTACGGCAGGCACAGCTGGCAACCATCAAGCAGGGCATCAGCTCGAAGCTGGAAGAGGCACAGTGGGAGCTGCAGGGGGAGGCGGACCGCAGCGTGGCGGCGGGCAAGTGCGCGGGCGTCGTCCGGCTCGGGAAGCGCGCAAGCGCGCCGGCGGGCACGGCATGGGTGACGCCGGTGGAGAAGTACGAACTGTCCGCCGGGTTCGACAGCGCGGGTGAGCACTGGGCCCATCGGCACACCGGGCAGGACTTCGCGGTGGACATCGGCACCCCGGTGCGGTCGGTCGGGGCGGGCCGGGTGGTGTCTGTCTCGTGCGGCGGTGGATTCGGCATCGAGATCGTCGTCCAGCACCCGGGCGGCTACTACTCGCAGTACGCGCATCTGGCGACGACCACCGTCGACCAGGGCGACCAGGTACGCGCCGGGCAGTGGATCGGGCAGTCCGGCACCACGGGCAACTCGACAGGGCCGCATCTGCACTTCGAGGTGCGGCTCACGCCGTATCTGGGCTCCGGAGTGGATCCACTGCCCTGGCTCCGCGAACGCGGGGTCCGGGTCGAGTAG